A single region of the Aeromonas hydrophila subsp. hydrophila ATCC 7966 genome encodes:
- a CDS encoding DNA cytosine methyltransferase: MSSLPSQQKQGTFIDLFSGCGGLSLGLMQAGWKGLFAIEKTSGAFETLQHNLLGGGRYTYDWPNWLPKSNMTVDTLLENHKGNLSLLAGKVDLIVGGPPCQGFSLAGKRDPDDPRNKLAEQYIDVVRLVKPKLLLLENVRGFNTKFTKGRGEGSEPYSKIVKEKLEELGYGVSYKVITSSDWGVPQRRPRFILIAKFGVPSDLFNPFEDIDAFRLNFLNMKGLNSNSPVSAKDAIYDLEIFDSKNKKKKLIENTDSGQTGFFELDYKPPKTINNYIKLLRDGLTNEKPNSLRLPRHTKAVSERFELILKICTKGTTICNEFRDSLKMKKHSLTPLHPDLPSATVTTLPDDILHYSEPRILTVRENARLQSFPDWFSFKSAYTTGGKMRKLTCPRYTQVGNAVPPLLGEAMGRLLLSYIEPITSPVNNEKKQEEKAEQQFN; encoded by the coding sequence ATGAGCTCACTTCCCTCCCAGCAGAAGCAAGGGACATTTATCGATTTATTTTCAGGGTGTGGTGGACTGTCTCTAGGCCTGATGCAGGCTGGGTGGAAAGGTCTTTTTGCTATAGAAAAAACAAGTGGTGCGTTTGAGACACTGCAACATAACCTTCTGGGAGGGGGGCGCTATACCTACGACTGGCCCAATTGGCTACCGAAATCAAACATGACTGTTGATACTCTATTAGAGAATCACAAAGGTAATCTCTCCTTACTCGCAGGGAAGGTTGACTTAATTGTCGGTGGTCCACCATGCCAAGGCTTCTCTCTAGCAGGGAAAAGAGACCCGGACGACCCCAGGAATAAGCTCGCAGAGCAATACATTGATGTTGTTCGCTTAGTCAAGCCTAAGTTATTGTTACTAGAAAACGTTAGAGGATTTAATACAAAGTTCACAAAGGGGCGCGGTGAAGGAAGTGAGCCGTACTCAAAAATTGTCAAAGAAAAACTGGAAGAACTGGGTTATGGCGTCTCATACAAAGTCATAACAAGTTCTGATTGGGGCGTTCCACAAAGACGCCCGAGATTTATCTTGATTGCTAAATTTGGTGTACCTAGCGATTTGTTTAACCCATTTGAAGATATTGATGCATTTAGATTAAATTTCCTCAATATGAAGGGGTTGAATTCAAATTCACCTGTCTCAGCTAAGGATGCTATTTACGATTTAGAAATATTTGATTCAAAAAATAAAAAAAAGAAGCTTATAGAAAATACTGATTCTGGACAAACTGGATTCTTTGAGTTGGATTATAAACCACCTAAGACAATTAACAATTACATAAAACTACTAAGAGATGGTTTAACCAATGAAAAGCCAAACAGCCTTAGACTTCCTCGTCACACGAAAGCAGTAAGTGAACGGTTTGAGCTTATATTAAAAATTTGCACAAAAGGGACTACAATTTGCAATGAGTTTAGAGATTCATTGAAAATGAAAAAGCATTCATTGACGCCCTTGCATCCTGACTTACCGTCTGCAACAGTTACAACCCTACCAGATGATATTCTTCATTATTCTGAGCCAAGAATTCTTACTGTTAGAGAAAATGCAAGGCTGCAATCATTTCCAGATTGGTTCTCCTTTAAGAGTGCATACACTACCGGAGGGAAAATGAGGAAATTAACTTGCCCTCGATACACTCAAGTAGGTAATGCAGTTCCACCGCTTTTAGGGGAAGCAATGGGCCGGCTTTTGCTTAGTTATATTGAGCCAATAACAAGCCCAGTCAATAATGAAAAAAAACAAGAGGAAAAGGCTGAACAACAGTTTAATTAA
- a CDS encoding DUF262 domain-containing protein, protein MAGEYEKAITIQEAIAAINGGDYLLPAIQRKFVWSSHQICVLFDSIMRGYPINSFMMWEVNSAEIKNDYKFYEFLKCYCQRFSEENPHKPTTASYKNFKAIIDGQQRLTSLYIGLCGTYAYKQPRVWWPTTRDDKLLPPRKLYLDLAQAVDSQDNESLMHYNFKFLTDAQYKSALAASDSKHHWFCLHDILKMPQVDGGNHIWNKVTKPYLEAHNLQANEFAADTLGQLYDVIRSQRIVHYFNESSQEIDHVLDVFIRTNSGGTKLDFSDLLMSIAVANWDGDFRQDVDGLIRQIHQSADIGFYMDRDWVLKACLVLIGADVRFKVKNFSAEQVRQIQDAWAEIRDCILETLRLIRRMGINSQSLTSKNAVIPICYYLYKKQVGNESLFKSINNLSKHNEQRDLISRWFYMALLKGVFGGQADTILKSMRDVLDQHMDEQYFPLQQVVERYTATNKDLRFDDEYMESVLNIEHGEGRCRALLHLLFPEMNATEVFHIDHLHPRSHFDKKRLAKVDALLNNSERMEFYADSSHWNTIANLHLLNDSQNLSKSDRPLKEWLEDSSVHLTAANLLVEGVDLGFEDFPEFFAARRAALKERLKSRVYISQSIQAEPEPEDQDEEVVEDVLA, encoded by the coding sequence ATGGCAGGTGAGTATGAAAAGGCAATTACCATTCAGGAAGCAATTGCGGCCATTAATGGTGGGGACTATCTGTTGCCTGCTATTCAGCGCAAGTTTGTCTGGAGCAGTCACCAGATCTGTGTGCTGTTCGATTCCATCATGCGGGGATATCCGATTAACTCCTTCATGATGTGGGAGGTGAACAGCGCTGAAATCAAGAACGACTACAAGTTTTATGAGTTCCTGAAGTGCTACTGCCAGCGCTTCAGTGAGGAGAATCCGCATAAGCCGACCACTGCCAGTTATAAAAACTTCAAGGCCATCATCGACGGCCAGCAGCGCCTTACCTCATTGTATATTGGCTTATGTGGCACTTATGCTTACAAGCAACCACGGGTGTGGTGGCCGACAACTCGGGATGACAAGCTGCTGCCGCCACGCAAGTTGTACCTCGACTTGGCACAGGCTGTCGACTCGCAAGACAACGAATCACTGATGCATTACAACTTTAAATTTCTGACCGACGCCCAGTACAAGAGCGCCTTGGCGGCATCGGATAGTAAGCATCACTGGTTTTGCCTGCATGACATCCTCAAGATGCCGCAGGTTGATGGTGGCAACCATATCTGGAACAAGGTGACCAAGCCTTACCTAGAAGCCCATAACTTGCAGGCGAATGAGTTTGCTGCTGACACCTTGGGTCAGTTGTATGACGTCATCCGTTCGCAGCGTATTGTTCATTACTTCAATGAGAGCAGTCAGGAAATAGACCACGTGCTGGATGTGTTTATCCGCACCAACAGTGGTGGTACCAAGCTGGACTTTTCTGATCTGTTGATGTCGATTGCGGTAGCAAACTGGGATGGTGACTTCCGTCAGGATGTGGATGGGCTGATTCGTCAGATTCATCAAAGCGCCGATATTGGTTTCTACATGGATCGCGACTGGGTGCTCAAAGCCTGCCTGGTGCTTATCGGTGCGGACGTGCGGTTTAAAGTGAAAAATTTCAGTGCCGAGCAGGTTCGCCAGATCCAAGACGCATGGGCTGAAATACGTGACTGCATTCTGGAAACACTGCGGCTGATCCGCCGCATGGGCATTAACTCCCAATCGCTGACATCCAAAAATGCGGTGATCCCGATTTGTTACTACCTGTACAAAAAGCAGGTTGGCAATGAATCTCTCTTCAAGAGCATAAACAATCTTTCCAAGCATAATGAGCAGCGAGACCTTATCAGTCGCTGGTTTTATATGGCGCTGCTTAAAGGGGTATTTGGCGGGCAAGCAGATACCATCCTGAAATCGATGCGTGATGTGCTGGATCAGCATATGGACGAGCAGTACTTCCCATTGCAGCAGGTGGTAGAGAGATACACGGCAACCAACAAGGATTTGCGGTTTGATGATGAATACATGGAGAGTGTACTGAATATTGAGCATGGCGAAGGGCGCTGCCGTGCACTGCTGCATTTGTTGTTCCCGGAAATGAATGCAACGGAAGTATTTCATATTGATCACTTGCACCCGCGTAGTCACTTTGACAAGAAGCGTTTGGCTAAAGTTGATGCCCTTCTCAATAATTCTGAGCGAATGGAGTTTTATGCAGATTCCAGCCATTGGAACACTATTGCCAATCTTCATCTGCTGAATGACTCCCAGAACTTGAGTAAGTCTGATCGGCCACTGAAGGAGTGGCTTGAGGACTCTTCTGTTCATCTGACAGCGGCAAACCTGCTGGTAGAGGGTGTCGATCTGGGCTTTGAGGATTTTCCGGAATTTTTTGCCGCGCGCAGAGCAGCGCTTAAAGAACGGCTGAAAAGTCGTGTGTATATTTCGCAGTCTATCCAGGCTGAACCGGAGCCTGAAGATCAGGATGAGGAAGTGGTTGAGGATGTTTTGGCATGA
- the radC gene encoding RadC family protein, producing MLHHKLIAGEIPGTYRVTDLVTDDDLLTIAQAVARQKLAKGEAITDKHVAHQALQGLLQTRDREVFAALFLDNQHRVLAYEELFLGTLSAATVYPRDVVKQALHYNAAALMLVHNHPSGYPEPSRADIAITLRLQNALALVDIRILDHLVVGTEGVVSLAERGLI from the coding sequence ATGTTGCATCACAAACTGATCGCCGGGGAGATCCCCGGCACCTATCGGGTAACCGACCTTGTCACCGACGACGACCTGCTCACCATCGCCCAAGCAGTTGCCCGTCAGAAACTGGCCAAGGGAGAAGCTATTACCGATAAACACGTGGCCCATCAGGCCCTGCAAGGGCTGCTGCAAACACGGGATCGCGAAGTGTTTGCGGCACTTTTCCTCGATAACCAACACAGGGTCCTGGCCTACGAGGAGCTGTTCCTTGGCACCCTGTCCGCTGCGACCGTCTACCCCCGCGATGTAGTCAAGCAGGCACTGCACTACAATGCTGCCGCTCTGATGCTGGTGCATAACCACCCGTCGGGATACCCGGAACCCAGCCGGGCAGATATCGCGATTACTCTGCGCCTACAGAATGCCCTGGCACTGGTGGATATCCGGATTTTGGATCATCTGGTCGTCGGTACTGAGGGAGTGGTGTCGCTGGCAGAACGGGGACTGATATGA
- a CDS encoding DUF2787 domain-containing protein: MTIPFFRGGFALPVAQALLVLLDQEVAKTELNIERLSQLTFNFRNPGYSAEQGGVHPVEIRLIRGLDGWLFDYVTDFSYQGLGHDAELCKELDFNFLDGEHTMLGWGPLRLAEARELFDIWQRNFIAYCRLECFSVTVAGD; encoded by the coding sequence ATGACTATTCCCTTTTTCCGGGGCGGCTTTGCTCTGCCCGTAGCCCAAGCATTGCTGGTTCTGCTCGACCAGGAAGTCGCTAAAACCGAGCTCAATATCGAGCGCTTAAGCCAACTGACCTTCAACTTTCGTAATCCCGGCTACAGCGCCGAGCAAGGCGGCGTGCACCCAGTCGAGATCCGCCTGATCCGTGGGCTAGATGGCTGGCTGTTCGATTACGTCACCGACTTCAGCTACCAGGGGCTCGGCCATGATGCCGAGCTCTGCAAGGAGCTCGACTTCAACTTCCTCGATGGGGAACACACCATGTTGGGCTGGGGACCGTTGCGGCTAGCCGAAGCGCGGGAGTTGTTCGACATCTGGCAGCGCAACTTCATTGCCTACTGCCGGTTGGAATGCTTCAGCGTCACGGTCGCTGGAGATTAG
- a CDS encoding YkvA family protein, which translates to MPPCIPPECEPFDQQGFWRKLCAFAKRAGRPFIETCLLLYYTSQKDDLPLWAKLLIYSALAYFISPIDAIPDVLPMGLTDDIAVLSAALASITAFIDTQIRARAARKMRDLFGQD; encoded by the coding sequence ATGCCCCCCTGTATTCCTCCCGAATGCGAGCCGTTCGACCAGCAAGGCTTTTGGCGCAAGCTCTGCGCCTTTGCCAAGCGTGCCGGTCGGCCCTTTATTGAAACCTGCCTGTTGCTCTACTACACCAGCCAGAAGGATGACCTGCCGCTCTGGGCCAAGCTGCTGATCTACAGCGCGTTGGCCTACTTTATCTCGCCCATCGATGCGATCCCGGATGTGCTGCCTATGGGGCTCACCGATGACATCGCGGTGCTAAGTGCGGCACTCGCCAGTATTACCGCCTTTATTGACACCCAGATCCGTGCCCGTGCGGCCAGAAAAATGCGCGATCTGTTCGGCCAAGATTAA
- a CDS encoding helix-turn-helix domain-containing protein, whose product MTDINLELLAKSVGKAISHKRTQAGFTQEHVAEHLNIGMEAVSRMERGIVVPTVVRLAELAQLFGCELADFLRETSNRPTEQGIVLSQQLARLDDADRTLLLETVERLVERLARSR is encoded by the coding sequence ATGACAGATATCAACCTTGAGCTGTTAGCCAAGAGCGTTGGCAAGGCGATTAGCCACAAGCGTACTCAAGCCGGATTCACGCAAGAGCATGTGGCTGAACACCTCAATATCGGGATGGAGGCCGTCTCTCGAATGGAGCGAGGGATTGTGGTGCCGACCGTGGTGCGGCTGGCGGAGCTCGCTCAACTGTTTGGTTGTGAGCTGGCGGACTTTCTGCGCGAGACCAGTAACCGCCCGACCGAGCAGGGCATTGTGCTGAGCCAGCAACTGGCCCGGCTCGATGATGCTGACCGAACCCTGTTGCTGGAAACGGTAGAACGGTTGGTGGAGCGGTTGGCCCGTTCCCGCTGA
- a CDS encoding recombination directionality factor, producing MIKGLAITPPVIGRICIGKLVQKQDKWVPEKDDSFTLTTQIQHKGGWLLHPLHQHYSSQKSGQGQEQTKIRAIPVRVLFNDSDLNLRAEYSSFDRQTGRPLCVGNGEVARRVGAQGMEEVSCPGPERCAFAGQQGCKLYGRLNLFVEGQGDELGSFIFRTTGYNSVRTLAARLKYLEAVSGGHTRYLPLTLRLRAKSTTQSYRTPVYYVDVTLREETNLTEAVRQAQEAAQRDQEAGLAIDQMEQAARELLRNGQFEDIDEEVPMLLEEFYPEANSDETANGINGSEATTSPHVPLGKATRTPQRPQPRRSPLTNKLGKGTPSPPQ from the coding sequence ATGATCAAAGGACTGGCGATCACCCCGCCCGTGATCGGGCGGATCTGCATCGGCAAGCTGGTGCAAAAACAGGATAAGTGGGTACCGGAGAAGGACGACAGCTTCACCCTCACCACCCAGATACAGCACAAGGGGGGATGGTTGCTCCATCCCCTGCATCAACACTACTCATCGCAAAAGAGTGGCCAAGGGCAGGAGCAGACCAAGATCCGCGCCATTCCGGTGCGCGTGCTGTTCAACGACAGCGACTTGAATCTGCGAGCGGAATACAGCTCGTTTGACCGGCAAACCGGCAGGCCGCTCTGTGTCGGGAATGGGGAGGTGGCAAGACGAGTGGGGGCACAAGGCATGGAGGAGGTCAGCTGCCCTGGGCCTGAGCGCTGTGCCTTTGCCGGGCAACAGGGCTGCAAGCTGTACGGGCGACTGAACCTGTTTGTGGAGGGGCAAGGGGATGAGCTGGGCAGCTTTATCTTCCGCACCACCGGCTACAACTCGGTGCGCACTCTGGCAGCACGACTGAAGTACCTGGAGGCAGTGAGCGGTGGCCATACCCGCTATCTGCCGCTCACCCTGCGGTTGCGGGCCAAGAGCACTACCCAGTCCTACCGCACACCGGTCTACTACGTGGATGTGACCTTGCGGGAAGAGACCAACCTGACCGAGGCAGTCAGACAGGCACAGGAGGCCGCCCAGCGTGACCAAGAGGCGGGGCTCGCCATCGACCAGATGGAACAAGCCGCTCGCGAGCTGCTGCGCAATGGCCAATTTGAGGATATCGATGAAGAGGTGCCGATGTTGCTGGAGGAGTTCTATCCCGAAGCCAACAGCGACGAGACGGCGAATGGTATCAATGGTTCTGAGGCGACAACCTCACCTCACGTCCCGCTAGGCAAAGCAACCAGAACGCCACAGAGACCACAACCAAGAAGGAGTCCACTCACCAACAAATTGGGGAAAGGGACCCCATCCCCTCCCCAGTGA
- a CDS encoding YqaJ viral recombinase family nuclease yields the protein MKAKAKYGQALRLASTTQLTREQWLAIRKLGIGSSDAAVAVGLSPYKCPLSLWLEKTGRKEPEDISHKEAVLWGIELEPVLAQVYAKRTGYKVRRVNAVLQPPEQPFMLANLDREVVGHPDGPGILEIKTASYHSAPQWEEGVPVAYQCQVLHQLAVTGHAWAEVAVLIGGQDFRIYRIERDEEKIQDLTEREAQFWQMVQQDQQPEPDGSNDAANALSWLFPRDDGQTVDLSDSPEFNQLFGELLRLRQQKEAVELQESQLKQRLQATLGEATAGLFANGKITWKRSKDRLAPDLDKLGQDHPDLLTRYVKPVPGVRRFTIQPLRQTP from the coding sequence ATGAAAGCAAAAGCCAAATACGGCCAAGCCCTGCGGCTGGCCTCCACTACCCAGTTAACCCGCGAGCAATGGCTTGCTATCCGCAAGCTTGGCATTGGCTCCTCCGATGCCGCCGTCGCAGTGGGGCTCTCCCCCTACAAATGCCCGCTCAGCCTGTGGTTGGAGAAGACCGGTCGCAAGGAGCCGGAGGATATCTCCCACAAGGAAGCGGTGCTGTGGGGCATCGAGCTGGAGCCGGTGTTGGCGCAGGTCTATGCCAAGCGCACCGGCTACAAGGTGCGCCGGGTCAATGCGGTACTGCAACCCCCCGAGCAACCCTTCATGCTCGCCAACCTCGATCGGGAGGTGGTCGGCCATCCCGATGGGCCGGGCATTCTGGAGATCAAGACCGCCAGCTATCACAGCGCCCCCCAGTGGGAGGAAGGTGTGCCGGTGGCTTATCAGTGTCAGGTACTGCATCAATTGGCGGTTACCGGCCATGCCTGGGCTGAGGTGGCAGTGCTGATCGGCGGCCAGGATTTTCGGATTTACCGCATCGAGCGCGATGAGGAGAAGATCCAGGATCTCACCGAGCGGGAAGCGCAGTTCTGGCAGATGGTGCAACAAGACCAGCAGCCCGAGCCTGACGGCTCCAATGATGCAGCCAATGCCCTGAGCTGGCTGTTTCCGCGTGACGATGGCCAGACGGTAGATCTCTCCGATTCTCCCGAGTTCAACCAGCTGTTTGGGGAGCTGCTGCGCTTGCGTCAGCAGAAGGAAGCTGTCGAGCTGCAGGAGTCGCAGCTCAAGCAGCGGCTGCAAGCCACCTTAGGTGAAGCCACTGCCGGGCTGTTTGCCAACGGCAAGATCACTTGGAAGCGCAGCAAAGACCGGCTGGCACCGGATCTGGATAAGCTCGGTCAGGATCATCCCGACCTGCTCACCCGTTATGTCAAACCGGTGCCCGGCGTGCGCCGTTTCACCATTCAACCCTTGAGGCAAACACCATGA
- a CDS encoding DUF932 domain-containing protein — MAHLIDTMAYTGQTPWHGLGNILPPQQSLDIWLQAAGMDWTIEQSDVMFNVASDALHIRPYCDSKVLYRSDTLAPLSVVSSRYNVVQPHEVLHFYQDLVEAGGFELETAGSLKGGRKLWALAKTGQDLKLKGNDLVKSYLLLATSCDGTLCTTAQFTSLRVVCNNTLQMALRGATGAIKVPHSTQFDAAAVKESLGLGLSHWDEFKAQTKALAQRPVAPEEALRFFSDLLAQPLDEENIILTKPVQRLHELYQGAGMGSELVSSRNTAWGLVNAVTEYVDHHRRARSQDHRLDSAWFGQGAQLKSQALNQALTLLQ, encoded by the coding sequence ATGGCTCACCTGATTGACACCATGGCCTACACGGGCCAAACCCCTTGGCATGGCCTTGGCAATATTTTGCCCCCGCAACAATCTCTCGATATCTGGCTACAGGCAGCCGGGATGGATTGGACCATCGAGCAGAGCGACGTGATGTTTAACGTCGCCTCCGATGCACTGCATATCCGCCCCTACTGCGACAGCAAGGTGCTTTATCGCTCCGATACCCTCGCCCCCCTGTCGGTGGTCTCAAGTCGCTACAACGTGGTACAGCCTCACGAGGTGCTGCATTTCTATCAAGACCTGGTGGAAGCCGGAGGCTTTGAGCTGGAGACCGCAGGCTCGCTCAAAGGCGGCCGCAAGCTGTGGGCTCTGGCCAAAACAGGCCAGGATCTAAAACTCAAAGGCAATGACTTGGTAAAGTCCTATTTGCTGCTGGCGACCAGCTGCGACGGCACGCTCTGCACCACGGCGCAGTTCACCTCGCTGCGGGTAGTCTGCAACAACACCCTGCAGATGGCACTGCGCGGTGCTACCGGTGCCATCAAGGTGCCCCACTCTACTCAGTTCGATGCAGCTGCCGTCAAAGAGTCGCTCGGGCTGGGGCTCTCTCATTGGGATGAATTTAAGGCGCAGACCAAGGCGCTGGCACAGCGGCCCGTGGCCCCTGAAGAGGCACTGCGCTTTTTCAGCGACCTGTTGGCGCAACCGCTGGATGAGGAGAACATCATCCTCACCAAGCCGGTACAACGGCTGCATGAGCTCTATCAGGGCGCAGGCATGGGCTCAGAACTTGTCAGCTCCCGCAATACCGCCTGGGGGCTGGTTAATGCTGTCACGGAATATGTCGATCACCACCGCCGTGCTCGCAGTCAGGACCATCGGCTCGATTCCGCCTGGTTCGGTCAGGGAGCCCAACTCAAATCCCAAGCCCTGAACCAAGCCCTTACCCTGCTGCAGTAA
- a CDS encoding flagellar assembly protein FlgT — protein sequence MKLPLLLTLLLASLSARAEIIEAQGSAAILGTDEVYAREQATRDALRQALLASGAAVSSIQRLENGSLRSEQIQIRSGGDIRQYRLKREEVRNGRMYITVQADIQAERQICQTQHYAKDLTLVRLRLRYPEQASYGALDDMPANLSRRMFEALANAPQGVAVRQWLDENLRIDPLHLQQGDRSALEEIKALSLRTDSQYLVLGSIDDLSLEPQGNQLTSWYEDPIRNFRMQLYLFDGINGSLLGRKEYQGRANWTFAKRDQVGSSSGQFWQSSYGQEVNYQLQEAVQDLVAQLSCAPVTARVVGQNERGPHINLGRRNGVRLGDQFRIQHDADFIDPYGKSRMMRNPADGLFEVVQVFEDGAIISSQNKYSPFNIQIGDLAVLE from the coding sequence ATGAAATTACCGCTGCTGTTAACCCTGCTGCTGGCCAGTCTGTCGGCCCGGGCCGAGATCATCGAGGCGCAGGGCAGTGCCGCCATCCTGGGCACAGACGAGGTCTACGCCCGCGAGCAGGCGACCCGCGATGCCCTGCGGCAGGCTCTGCTGGCGAGCGGCGCCGCCGTCTCCAGCATCCAGCGCCTGGAAAACGGCAGCCTGCGCTCCGAGCAGATCCAGATCCGCTCCGGCGGTGACATTCGCCAGTATCGGCTCAAGCGAGAAGAGGTGCGCAACGGCCGCATGTATATCACGGTGCAGGCCGACATCCAGGCCGAGCGCCAGATCTGCCAGACCCAGCACTACGCCAAGGATTTGACGCTGGTACGGCTGCGGCTGCGCTATCCCGAGCAGGCGAGCTACGGCGCCCTCGACGACATGCCCGCCAACCTGTCACGCCGCATGTTCGAGGCCCTGGCCAACGCCCCGCAAGGGGTGGCCGTGCGCCAGTGGCTGGACGAGAACCTGCGCATCGACCCGCTCCACCTGCAACAGGGGGATCGCAGCGCCCTCGAGGAAATCAAGGCGCTCAGCCTGCGCACCGACAGCCAGTATCTGGTGCTCGGCAGCATCGACGATCTCTCCCTCGAGCCGCAAGGCAACCAGCTGACCAGCTGGTATGAAGACCCCATCCGCAACTTTCGCATGCAGCTCTATCTGTTCGACGGCATCAACGGCAGCCTGCTCGGCCGCAAGGAGTACCAGGGCCGGGCCAACTGGACCTTTGCCAAACGGGATCAGGTAGGCAGCAGCAGCGGCCAGTTCTGGCAGTCGAGCTACGGCCAGGAGGTCAACTACCAGTTGCAGGAAGCGGTACAGGATCTGGTGGCCCAGCTCAGCTGCGCCCCGGTCACCGCCCGGGTGGTCGGCCAGAACGAGCGCGGCCCCCACATCAATCTGGGCCGCCGCAACGGCGTCCGGCTCGGGGATCAGTTCCGCATCCAGCACGATGCCGATTTCATCGACCCCTACGGCAAGTCTCGCATGATGCGCAACCCCGCCGATGGCCTGTTCGAAGTAGTGCAGGTGTTCGAGGATGGCGCCATCATCAGCAGCCAGAACAAATATTCGCCGTTTAACATCCAGATCGGGGATCTGGCAGTATTGGAATAA